A genomic segment from Gracilimonas sediminicola encodes:
- a CDS encoding tetratricopeptide repeat protein, with protein MHVVPKSSLLTFLITLILVNVLPAQDIPSPSTQLYEKGINLYESGFFEEAIERFEQFSSEYPNHEMRISADYYLVRAKTGVDSSGIETYYKQFVQEYPGSDLSEKLLKDLGHRFTEKGQYEEAIGYYQQAIKSWMKDTESAKTKYWIAEAAAENEDYADSRVYFMELANDFPDSEWAPKALYARGRLYLSQQQYNAASIAFEVLKERYPNNEITRRVGTALGESYYMQGKYEDAIEALNSALPYLEGESQQKAVFLIAESQNFLGQYDVASKSYLRYINMTKGTPQERIAHYGLGWVYNKQEIYHWAAESFGKAAIGDDEIARKAQYYKAVNEKLGGQYRKSINSFREFGERYKDGLWVERAYYEWSVSAFQASLYGEAIEVLLDLVRSDVELEEPAKIYTMLGEAFFANAEYTRAIQAFEEAEKAGNIDPALKRQARFQKAWILYRNQAYQQAQPIFESVYAETPDSEVGREALFWSADSYYKMNQFSSAAQRFKMYTQNYPDNEMMGPALYSLGWSYFEMGQYEKAVGPLEDFLENYEKPETALFPYDTDTQLRVGDAYYALGQYRQAIASYNQAIGAEPGGDYAMFQTANSYYRAGRTFEAVSNFRKMLRIYPFSRLREQAQYNVAYIYLNTNNYSQAVEEFQTVINKYPGTDWAARSQYNIGDAYYNAGEYERAIAAYQKVLDDYPRSSYIIEAINGIQYAQLSAGRSDSSSVILEEFLSDNPTSSTADQLRYRQALNVFQSGDYENAIKEFRQYLRVTNSERLMPEAYSNLGEAYRQLGQIDNAINAYQTIVDEFPNDDLASSALTSLGTLNFERGEYDLSHANYAQLLESAPRFRQEAYVGMGNASLAREKIDQAKEEYESALQVNANNEAAKVGLGKVALANNNYDEARDLLFPIAERSTTEIGAEAQYYLGKILQEQNDFNPAIEEYAKVKVLFEAFDYWVSESMYATAECHIRLGNRGEAMTVLNSIINNYPGTEAEQKAQRLLSQTDS; from the coding sequence ATGCACGTCGTCCCCAAAAGCAGCCTTCTTACTTTTCTTATTACATTAATTCTGGTGAATGTGCTCCCCGCACAAGATATACCCTCACCGTCCACCCAATTGTATGAAAAAGGGATAAATCTGTACGAGAGTGGTTTTTTTGAAGAAGCCATTGAACGATTTGAGCAGTTTAGCTCCGAATATCCTAACCATGAAATGCGCATTTCGGCGGACTATTATTTAGTGAGAGCTAAAACCGGGGTTGATTCTTCCGGCATAGAAACCTACTACAAACAGTTTGTGCAAGAATATCCCGGAAGTGATCTCTCCGAGAAACTGCTTAAAGATCTGGGGCATCGGTTTACGGAAAAGGGACAGTACGAGGAAGCCATCGGCTATTATCAGCAGGCTATTAAATCATGGATGAAAGACACCGAGTCTGCAAAAACGAAATACTGGATAGCGGAAGCGGCAGCTGAAAACGAAGACTATGCCGATTCCCGCGTTTACTTTATGGAACTGGCTAATGATTTTCCGGATTCTGAGTGGGCGCCAAAGGCATTGTACGCTCGTGGGAGACTCTACCTGTCCCAACAGCAGTATAATGCAGCCTCCATAGCATTTGAAGTACTCAAAGAGCGTTATCCCAATAACGAGATAACCCGAAGAGTGGGCACTGCTCTGGGTGAGTCATATTATATGCAGGGCAAGTATGAAGATGCCATCGAAGCATTAAATAGTGCTTTACCTTATCTGGAGGGGGAGTCCCAACAGAAAGCGGTATTCCTGATTGCTGAAAGTCAGAATTTCCTGGGACAATATGATGTAGCATCAAAATCATACCTGCGCTACATCAATATGACAAAGGGAACACCGCAGGAACGCATCGCTCATTATGGGTTGGGATGGGTGTATAACAAACAGGAGATTTATCATTGGGCGGCAGAGTCGTTTGGAAAAGCAGCCATCGGAGACGATGAAATAGCTCGAAAGGCTCAATACTATAAAGCGGTAAATGAAAAGCTGGGCGGGCAGTATCGCAAGTCCATCAATTCATTTCGTGAGTTTGGAGAGCGCTACAAAGACGGACTATGGGTTGAAAGGGCTTATTATGAATGGTCGGTGTCGGCTTTTCAGGCTTCGCTTTATGGAGAGGCTATTGAAGTGTTGTTAGATTTGGTGCGCAGTGATGTAGAACTTGAGGAGCCGGCCAAAATTTATACCATGCTTGGGGAAGCCTTTTTTGCTAATGCGGAATATACTCGTGCCATTCAGGCTTTTGAAGAAGCAGAGAAAGCAGGGAATATCGATCCCGCACTTAAGCGACAGGCACGTTTTCAGAAAGCCTGGATTTTATATAGAAATCAGGCTTATCAGCAAGCACAGCCTATATTTGAGTCGGTTTATGCAGAAACGCCCGATTCTGAGGTAGGGCGGGAAGCCTTGTTCTGGAGTGCCGACAGTTATTACAAAATGAACCAGTTTAGTAGTGCCGCTCAACGCTTCAAGATGTACACCCAAAACTACCCTGATAATGAAATGATGGGCCCGGCGCTGTATTCACTGGGCTGGAGCTATTTTGAAATGGGTCAATACGAAAAGGCCGTTGGCCCGCTGGAAGATTTCCTCGAGAATTACGAAAAGCCGGAAACAGCTCTGTTCCCATATGACACGGATACTCAGCTTCGTGTCGGTGATGCCTATTATGCTTTGGGTCAGTATCGGCAGGCAATTGCCAGTTACAACCAAGCCATCGGTGCAGAGCCGGGTGGCGATTACGCCATGTTCCAGACAGCAAACAGCTATTACCGGGCCGGACGCACCTTTGAAGCAGTTTCTAACTTCCGGAAGATGCTGAGAATTTATCCTTTTAGCCGACTGAGGGAACAGGCTCAATATAATGTGGCCTACATCTACCTGAATACGAACAATTATTCGCAGGCGGTCGAAGAGTTTCAAACGGTGATTAACAAATATCCGGGCACCGATTGGGCGGCACGTTCACAATACAACATCGGGGATGCCTATTATAATGCCGGCGAATATGAGCGAGCCATAGCCGCTTACCAAAAAGTATTGGACGATTACCCGAGAAGCAGTTACATCATTGAGGCGATTAACGGTATTCAGTATGCGCAATTATCAGCCGGAAGATCAGACAGTAGTTCGGTGATTTTGGAAGAATTCCTCAGCGATAACCCAACCAGTTCCACTGCCGACCAACTGCGATACCGACAAGCATTGAATGTGTTTCAGTCAGGCGATTATGAAAATGCGATAAAAGAATTCCGGCAGTACCTGAGGGTTACCAATTCAGAAAGACTCATGCCCGAAGCCTACTCAAACCTTGGAGAAGCCTATCGCCAGCTGGGTCAGATTGATAATGCCATCAATGCCTACCAAACCATTGTGGATGAATTCCCGAATGATGATTTGGCATCTTCAGCACTTACATCACTTGGAACGCTGAATTTTGAGCGGGGTGAGTACGACCTATCCCACGCAAACTATGCGCAGCTGTTGGAGTCCGCTCCACGGTTCAGGCAGGAAGCTTATGTGGGAATGGGGAATGCCAGTCTGGCCCGGGAAAAAATTGATCAGGCGAAGGAAGAGTATGAGTCGGCCCTGCAGGTGAATGCGAACAACGAAGCTGCCAAAGTGGGACTGGGCAAAGTAGCGCTGGCAAATAATAATTATGACGAAGCCCGCGACCTGCTCTTCCCAATTGCCGAAAGAAGTACTACCGAAATTGGCGCTGAAGCACAATATTATCTCGGTAAAATTCTTCAGGAACAAAACGACTTCAACCCCGCCATTGAAGAATATGCCAAAGTGAAGGTTCTTTTTGAGGCTTTTGACTACTGGGTTTCTGAGTCGATGTACGCTACGGCGGAATGCCATATTCGCCTGGGCAACCGTGGTGAAGCTATGACCGTGTTGAACTCAATTATCAATAATTACCCGGGTACCGAAGCAGAGCAAAAAGCTCAGAGATTGCTAAGCCAAACAGATTCATGA
- a CDS encoding CBS domain-containing protein: MLINEILNTDISPLHIEDTVATALMKIDLLHTTKFTVVDADNKVVGMASLDKLIEVVDENSLLSDVELEDPIFVPYNQHLFEASRIMLAKELFLLPVTDEEMKFQGMIKKRDVLSALGDVFNLSSFGSVITVELDQVDFTLSDLVRIIEMEGAKILGVAVQQPNAKNQAYRVSFKLNLEDSSVVSAGLRRFGYTITSEANSEVLEHNFSDRADELIRYLDI; the protein is encoded by the coding sequence ATGTTAATAAACGAAATCCTGAATACAGACATATCACCCCTTCATATCGAAGACACGGTTGCTACGGCACTGATGAAAATCGATTTGTTGCACACCACAAAGTTTACCGTTGTGGATGCCGACAACAAGGTGGTGGGCATGGCTTCGCTGGACAAGCTGATTGAAGTAGTAGATGAAAATTCCCTGCTCTCGGACGTAGAGTTGGAAGACCCTATTTTTGTACCGTACAATCAGCATTTATTTGAGGCCTCCCGAATTATGCTGGCTAAAGAGTTATTTCTGCTTCCCGTCACCGATGAGGAAATGAAATTCCAGGGCATGATTAAAAAACGGGATGTATTAAGTGCTCTTGGTGATGTATTCAACCTTTCAAGTTTTGGATCTGTTATAACTGTGGAGCTGGACCAGGTAGATTTTACCCTTTCTGATTTGGTTCGCATCATCGAAATGGAAGGGGCAAAGATATTGGGAGTGGCTGTTCAACAACCCAATGCCAAAAATCAGGCCTACCGTGTATCCTTTAAATTAAACCTCGAAGACTCTTCCGTAGTAAGCGCAGGATTACGCCGCTTTGGATACACAATTACATCTGAAGCCAATAGCGAGGTGCTGGAGCATAATTTTTCTGACCGCGCGGATGAACTTATTCGTTATCTTGACATATAA
- the hflX gene encoding GTPase HflX, whose translation MLDDVKNSDIERERVVLVGLYGPETTRFQAEEYLDELELLADTAGGITVEKVLQNKTHPDPSTYVGKGKLSELKRIMGEERIDTVIFDDDLSPTQIRNVEKGTDAKVLDRSSLILDIFAARAKTAAAKTQVELAQLEYLLPRLTRYWTHLSRQKGGIGTKGPGETQIETDRRLIGRRISVLKDKLEKLSKQRTTQRKGREGMNRVSLVGYTNAGKSTLMNALTETGVFAEDRLFATLDSTVRRHELENHSVLLSDTVGFIRKLPHNLVESFKSTLDEVREADILLHVVDASSKMAQEYIEVVEETLEEIEATNKRTILVFNKVDKMDAHQVADMKRMYPNAVFVSAEQRIGLKELENSIEEMIELDYSRHTLQIPVSKYKAVAFIHENANVEEETYDGTDVELTFSIAKKDFKQLSHLLDTIGANGEVV comes from the coding sequence TTGTTAGACGACGTTAAAAATTCCGATATAGAACGAGAACGAGTTGTATTGGTAGGTTTGTATGGACCTGAAACCACGAGATTTCAGGCCGAAGAATATTTAGACGAGCTCGAACTACTTGCCGATACAGCCGGGGGAATTACGGTAGAAAAAGTACTTCAGAACAAAACGCACCCCGACCCTTCCACGTATGTAGGTAAAGGTAAACTTAGTGAGTTGAAGCGCATCATGGGAGAGGAGCGCATTGATACCGTAATTTTTGATGATGACCTTTCTCCCACGCAAATACGAAATGTAGAAAAAGGCACGGATGCTAAAGTACTGGATCGAAGTTCACTGATTCTTGACATTTTTGCAGCCCGGGCTAAAACAGCTGCAGCTAAAACACAGGTGGAACTTGCCCAGTTGGAATACCTGCTCCCGCGACTTACCCGATACTGGACTCACCTTTCCCGACAGAAAGGAGGGATTGGAACAAAAGGTCCGGGGGAAACCCAGATTGAGACCGATAGAAGGCTGATTGGCCGGCGCATTTCTGTGCTAAAGGATAAGCTCGAAAAGCTAAGCAAGCAGCGAACCACACAGCGTAAAGGTCGTGAGGGAATGAACAGAGTATCGTTGGTTGGATATACCAATGCCGGTAAATCCACCCTGATGAATGCCCTGACTGAAACAGGAGTGTTTGCCGAAGACCGGCTATTTGCAACGCTTGATTCTACCGTTCGCCGTCATGAGCTTGAAAACCATTCGGTACTTCTGTCTGATACTGTAGGATTTATCCGAAAGCTGCCCCATAATCTGGTAGAGAGTTTTAAATCTACTTTAGATGAAGTTCGGGAAGCCGATATACTGTTACATGTAGTGGATGCATCTTCCAAAATGGCTCAGGAGTATATTGAAGTGGTGGAAGAGACCCTGGAAGAGATTGAAGCCACGAATAAAAGAACCATTTTAGTGTTCAATAAAGTGGATAAAATGGATGCACACCAGGTTGCAGATATGAAAAGGATGTATCCGAATGCAGTGTTTGTATCTGCTGAACAGCGAATTGGCCTTAAAGAGCTGGAAAACAGCATCGAGGAGATGATTGAGCTCGATTACAGCCGCCATACACTGCAAATTCCGGTTTCAAAATACAAGGCAGTTGCTTTTATTCATGAAAACGCCAACGTTGAAGAGGAAACGTACGATGGTACCGATGTTGAATTAACGTTCAGTATCGCCAAAAAAGATTTTAAGCAATTATCCCATTTGTTGGATACTATTGGTGCTAACGGCGAAGTTGTATAG
- a CDS encoding BatA domain-containing protein: MSFLNPIFLFALIAVGLPLLIHLLNLKRPQKVAFSTLAFFQELKNTTIRRIRIKRYLLLILRLWAIACLALVLARPFLPPGLSGGGTTQAPALNAILLDNSISMSRIGKQGPLFEYAREIIGDIESSAKDEDRFMLQLTNGEGEYSNILSRANLLRTVDEVEIKSSGNFTLNRLTGLIESVKEAPYQNKNIFVITDGQLSQLDDLRDLDMEDVSVSIIDVGEVEVQNTMISDISTSTNMIGTNIPFTLNVELANESDVAAVNQFVSLEFEEQNAGQYSIALAPNERKTYTFEITPSQTGSSKGKLVIEGDEFQPDNEYYFTVQVPETRNVLWVSEESRNPQFISYTGAMLRVAGENDAQLSYQEATPDIFETANLSEFDAVLLDGVESIPEYSFQALQEYVQNGGGVMFFPSENGNINNYNSLFAQFNAGRFAGIQGEYASFSAVATADELLEDHPAFTGLFEREQNEQLRFTNPDIYYYLKLVTNSSGTGFDLLSLNNGDVLVHEKRFGEGSLLIATIGNDPGWSNFPVKPLFAPFYYRILLYSASSDQGGFANHQLGNTFSWRGNIDGENAVIKVGEDEIKPTVDVVSSGIRLRYPAEEWTPGWITVTDGEKQYVLSANLSADESDFSETNEQQLENLIEDAEISWVQTAELNEEELQNEIMASGFGKEIWSWFMLAGLLFLIMESLVSIWYKAETVS, encoded by the coding sequence ATGAGTTTTCTAAATCCAATTTTTTTATTTGCCTTAATTGCGGTGGGTTTGCCCCTGCTTATTCACCTGCTTAATCTCAAGCGTCCGCAAAAAGTAGCCTTTTCTACACTGGCATTTTTTCAGGAACTGAAGAACACCACCATCCGGCGAATCCGTATCAAACGTTACCTGCTTTTGATATTGCGATTATGGGCTATTGCCTGCCTGGCGCTGGTGCTGGCACGACCTTTTTTACCGCCCGGATTATCGGGTGGAGGAACTACCCAAGCCCCGGCATTAAACGCAATTTTGCTGGACAATAGTATAAGCATGTCGAGAATCGGGAAGCAAGGTCCCTTATTTGAATATGCCCGGGAAATTATAGGGGATATCGAAAGTTCTGCCAAAGATGAGGACCGGTTTATGCTGCAGCTTACAAACGGAGAAGGAGAATACAGCAATATTCTGAGCCGGGCCAACCTGCTTAGAACCGTGGATGAAGTTGAGATTAAATCCTCCGGCAATTTTACGCTGAACAGGCTGACGGGATTGATTGAGTCAGTCAAAGAAGCCCCCTATCAGAACAAGAATATTTTTGTGATTACGGATGGGCAACTCAGTCAGCTGGATGACTTACGTGATCTGGACATGGAAGATGTTTCTGTGAGCATTATTGATGTGGGAGAAGTAGAGGTTCAAAACACGATGATTTCTGATATTTCTACTTCCACTAATATGATTGGTACCAATATCCCATTTACCCTGAATGTGGAGCTGGCAAATGAAAGTGATGTGGCAGCGGTAAATCAATTTGTGTCGCTGGAATTTGAAGAGCAAAATGCCGGACAGTACTCCATTGCTTTGGCTCCCAACGAGCGAAAAACCTACACTTTTGAAATCACTCCATCACAAACAGGTTCATCCAAAGGGAAGTTGGTTATTGAAGGAGATGAGTTTCAACCTGATAATGAGTATTATTTTACCGTTCAGGTTCCGGAAACGCGAAATGTGTTGTGGGTAAGTGAGGAGAGCCGAAATCCACAGTTTATTTCTTATACCGGGGCCATGCTCCGTGTGGCAGGAGAAAATGACGCACAGCTCTCTTATCAGGAAGCAACACCGGACATATTTGAAACCGCAAACCTCAGCGAATTTGATGCGGTGCTGCTGGATGGAGTAGAATCCATCCCCGAATACAGCTTTCAAGCCCTGCAAGAGTATGTGCAAAATGGCGGGGGAGTGATGTTTTTCCCTTCTGAAAACGGAAATATCAATAATTATAATAGTTTATTTGCACAGTTCAATGCCGGAAGGTTTGCGGGTATTCAGGGAGAATATGCTTCCTTCAGCGCTGTGGCAACGGCAGATGAATTGCTGGAAGATCATCCCGCATTTACCGGACTGTTTGAACGGGAGCAGAACGAACAGCTGCGGTTTACCAATCCCGATATTTATTATTACCTGAAGTTAGTGACGAACTCTTCGGGCACCGGATTCGATTTATTGAGCTTGAACAACGGGGATGTTTTGGTTCATGAAAAACGATTTGGCGAGGGAAGTCTGCTTATTGCAACCATAGGCAACGATCCGGGCTGGTCTAATTTTCCGGTTAAGCCACTTTTTGCCCCTTTTTACTATCGCATACTGCTGTATTCGGCTTCATCCGACCAGGGTGGGTTTGCTAATCATCAATTGGGGAATACATTTAGCTGGAGAGGAAACATTGACGGAGAAAATGCCGTTATTAAAGTAGGTGAAGACGAAATTAAGCCGACCGTAGATGTAGTTTCATCGGGCATTCGGCTCCGGTACCCTGCCGAAGAATGGACGCCCGGCTGGATTACGGTTACCGATGGTGAAAAACAATACGTATTGTCGGCAAACCTCAGCGCCGATGAATCTGATTTTTCAGAAACCAATGAGCAGCAGCTTGAGAATTTGATTGAAGACGCAGAAATAAGCTGGGTTCAAACAGCCGAGCTCAATGAGGAAGAGTTACAGAATGAAATTATGGCCTCAGGATTCGGTAAAGAAATATGGAGCTGGTTTATGTTGGCAGGCTTGTTATTTTTAATAATGGAATCGTTAGTGTCTATATGGTATAAAGCTGAAACCGTAAGTTAA